In Actinobacillus equuli, the genomic stretch AAGAGCAACGATAGCTGTTTTTGCATCAGAAAGATCTACACCTGAAGCAATATCACCAACACCGTTTGCATTTGCTACACCGGCTAACGCTAGAGAACCAACGATCACCGCACCTTTAGCTAATTTACTTTTAAACATATAAAGTCTCCTTTTATAAAATTTTAATAAATACAACAGTTACGCTCTAATTTGTTTTAAAATCAAGCCTACAGTCTTAGCAAAAAACCAGAGCGAAACCGTTGCAGAAAATGAAACAAAGAAAAATCCGGAGTATTCGGAATAGTCTATTGTTTCTTTTGATGAAGGCTCTACCGGAACCTTCAAGATCACTTCCCTACAATTCAAATTATCAGCCTCACAAATTTGAGATTGAAGAGAGATGAAATTCATATAAAATTGCCTCTATTTAACAGAATATTACATTATGCGAAGTAAAATGATTGTAAGTCATTGATTAATAAGGGTTATTTGCTTTCTGTGTTGCTTACAAGCTCAATTGTTGAGTTTTCATCAAAATTGTACGTAATCCCTTTACGACCACCTTCCATCGCCCATTCACGTGGATAAACCAACACCATTACCAATTTATTCTTAAATTGTTCAATGGTTCGCTTAAGATTGTCATTCACACAACGATCATCTAATTTAACTTCTTGAGTTGATGTATTGTAGCCGCCGTAGCCGTCAGGCTCTTGAAGCTGTAAACCTAAATTGTGCTTATCTTTAACTTCACCGGTTTCACGATTAGTGAATGATGAATTTTTGTATCCTTTGAGAATACCGACGATATAAAAACCTGTACGCATAAAATGCTCCTTTTAAATGCTATTTAACTTTAAACTACCAAAAAACTTAAGCAATCAACCGTAGCTTCGGCATATTGCTTGGATACTGATAAAAATCCGGGGCCTTAAATGGTTTAACGAAGATCTGTTCGCAAGAAATCACTCGGACAGCTTGGAATTTTTCAATATCGCAAGGGTTTGCAATATCTATCCCGATTTTACGTAATC encodes the following:
- a CDS encoding DNA-binding protein produces the protein MRTGFYIVGILKGYKNSSFTNRETGEVKDKHNLGLQLQEPDGYGGYNTSTQEVKLDDRCVNDNLKRTIEQFKNKLVMVLVYPREWAMEGGRKGITYNFDENSTIELVSNTESK